The sequence TCCGGCAATGAAGTGCTCATCGGCGTGAGCGTCTACCAGAAGAACAATATCAACATCGCTACCAAAACAGACGAAAACGGTCACTTCAAACTTACTGTACCAGACAATGCTACCCTGATCTTCTCTTTCATCGGTTACCATCGGCAGGAGGTGAATGTCAATGCACGCCCGGTTCTCAACATCAACCTCGTCACGGAAGATAAAGCGCTCGGCGAAGTGGTGGTTGTCGGCTACGGCAAACAAAAAGCACCTACCGTGACAGGGGCTATTTCTACCGTTGGTGGCAAAGAGCTCGTCTCCACCCCTGTGTCTAACATCACCAATATGCTTGTAGGGCGAGCCTCCGGTATCAGCGCCGTACAATCCAGCGGTGAACCCGGTCAGAATGCTGCGACCATTCACATTCGTGGTATTGCCACTTTAAACGGTCAGGATCCGCTCATCGTAATCGATGGTATACAGCAACCGGCAGAGCAGCCTTACGTGGTGCTCAACGCCATGGATGCAAACGAAATCGAAGGCATCTCTATTCTGAAAGATGCTTCTGCTACCGCTGTATATGGTATCCGGGGCGCGAACGGTGTCATCATCGTCACCACCAAAAGAGGGAAACTCAATAAACCTACCTTCGGCTTCACCGCAAATGGCGGTTTTACAAACGCTACCTCCCTCCTGCCCATTCTCAACTCTTATCAATACGCCCTCTTCCGTAATGAAGGTGTCCGCAACGCGGAGGCCGCCGGCAACAGCAGCTTTGACAACCTGCTCTTCACCGACAATGAATTGTGGAAGTTCAAAAATAACAGGGACTATACTACAGACGAAATCAACAGCCTTGAAATCGGAACCAGCGACAGACAGGCACTGGCCAACAGCCCCGCCCTGTACTACACTTCGCATAACTATTTCAAGGAAATCTTCGGAGGTAAGGGCCAGCAACAACAATACAACATGAATATATCCGGCGGAGTTGAAAAAGTAAGGTACTTTGCTTCGCTAGGCTACTATCACCAGCAAGGTATTCTCAACGACTACAATTACGGTGGTTCTAATACGAATTCCAACTTCAAACGTTATAACTTCCGATCCAACTTCGACATCGACGTATTCAAAAACTTCCAGATCAGCGTGAACCTGGCGGGGCAATCAACCGTTGGCCATGTGCCTTCAGGCGGCTATAGCTCTACAGACCAGGGCGATCGCTACCAGCTTATCATCCAGAAGATCTTTGAGAGTAGTCCGTTCGTAGGCCCCAACTTCGTTAATGGCAAACTGGTGAATGGGTTTATCGGTACCTCCGGCGATGGCATTAATCCCCTTGTTGATAAAGGTGGGAGTGGTGTCTCTCCCATCAGTGACTTCCTCAGTGCCGGTACGCTGAATCAGTATATTACAACTCTCACCAGCACCGTGAACCTGAAGCACCAGATGGACTACATCACCCAGGGACTGAATCTGAATGGAAAGATCGCCTATGATGACAGTTATACGAAGGGCTTCTACCAAACCACCAGCATTCCGCTTTACAAAGCCATGCGCGATCCCAACAATCCTAATAACATTGTGCTTGCCGGTGGTCAGTTAAACCCTGACTACACCTCCGACAACTGGGGTAATGGTGCCTGGCGCAAAGTATACCTGGAAGCTTCTATCGACTACGCCCACAGTTTTGGCAATCACAACGTGTCCGCATTATTCCTTGGCAATGCCCAGAAATACACGGCACACGATCTAACCTATAACACACCCTCCGGTTTAATGGGTTTGGTAGGCCGTGTTACATACAACTTTAGTGAACGCTACCTGCTGGAATTCAACATGGGTCTGAATGGTACTGAAAACTTCGCACCTAAGCGCCGCTTTGGTTACTTCCCCGCTGTATCTGCGGGTTGGGTTGTGACAAAAGAACCATTCTATCCGAAGAACGATGTGCTTACCTGGCTCAAACTTCGTGGCTCCTATGGAGAAGTCGGTAGCGACAGATTGGGAAGTCGCCGCTATCTCTACCTGCCAAATGGCTGGTCATCCAGTTCAAGCGGTTACTATTTTGGCAATAGCAATGGTAGTAGTGCAAACCCTTATTTCTCAGGCGCCAGCGAAACCACTTTGGGTAATCCTGACGTGACCTGGGAACGTGCAAAGAAACTAAATCTTGCCGCTGACCTGCGTTTGTGGAAGGATAAGATCACTCTCTCCGCTACCCTCTTCAGGGAAAACAGGAATAACATCCTCGTGAACCTCCAAACGATCCCGGCTACTTATGGGGTATCCTCTTCCATCGTACCTCCTGCGAATATTGGCCGCGTCAGCAACCAGGGATATGAGATCGAACTGGGGTACAATGATAATATTGGTAAACTCAGTTATTTCCTCCGTGCCAACTTCTCCTACGCGCGCAATAAAATTGAATATATGGCAGAGCCGTCTTACCAATATCCATGGATGAACGAGACCGGCTACAGCATTGGGCAATACAAAGGTTATGTATGGGATGGTTTCTTCAACACTACCGAAGAACTGAATAACCGCCCATATAATACGAACGGCAATCAGGCAAGACTGGGCAATATCCGTTACAAAGATATCAACGGCGACGGCATCATTGATACCAAAGACCAGGTGCCTATCGGCTACTCCAATCTGCCTCGCATAGCCTACAACCTGACCATCGGTTTCTCTTATAAAGGATTCGATATCTCTGCCCTCTTTATCGGTACAGCACAGGGTTCCTTCCCGCAATCCGGTTATGTGCTGAGTACCCCATTTGCCAAGAACGTAGGTGCTGTATTCCAGCCTTACTACGATGGCCACTGGACACAGGAAAAGTATGAGAATGGTGAAAAGATTACCTATCCCTCCTTCTCTTTCAGTGGTTCCGGCCCCAATAACCTTTTCAGCGACTTCTGGCTCAAGTCTAACAACTTCAAGCGCCTCAAGAACCTTGAAATAGGTTACAGCATCCAGGACAGGGGATTACTCACCCGCGCGCATATCCGAAGTATCCGCTTCTACGCCAATGGTAATAACCTCATTACCTGGAGCAAAGAAGTGATGAAAGGCATTGACCCTGAGCTGGCGGACGATGGCAAGAACAGTATGGGATATATGTACCCGCTGACCCGCACGTTCAACTTCGGTACCAATATCCAGTTCTGATCCACTAAAAATATTTGAGATGAAACCTTACTATATCATATGCATGGTGCTGTTGCTGTTTGCCTGCCAGAAGGACTTTCTGCAAATGCCCATCTCCAATACAACAACGACAGATTCGGTATTCTCTACGACTATCAAAGCGCAGGGAGCTATCGCCAACGCCTATAAGAAAGTGCTCTGTCAGGGTCTGCCCTATCAGGGTAACTGGAACTCACTCATCCAGGACAATATATCCGGCGCTCTCACCTATGGCTTCTCCTGGACATGGGGTTATGGTATTGCCACCAGTACCGGCCTCACTGCAACAGGCAATACGGAAGACATGGATGGCTACGCCTATAATTTCACTGCCATCAGACAGGCCTACCTCGTCAGGGAAAACATCGACAAGGTCACCGACATGACGGCAGCTGACAAAGCCATTGTGAAAGCAGAAATGCTGGCACTCATCGCTTACGACTATGAACAAATGGTGATCATGTACGGAGGTGTTCCTATCGTGACCAAATCACTGACTGTAAACGATGACCTGAATATTCCCCGTGCTCCAGTAGCAGAAGTAATAGATTCTATCAGCAGCTGGTGTGATGCTGCAGCAGCTGTATTGCCAGCCGTATGGTCTGCTACCTGGACCGGCCGGATGACGAAGTCCGCCGCCTTGTCCATCAAAGCAAAGGCGCTGTTATACGCGGCACGTCCTCTTTTTAATACAGCTACGCCTTATCTGGATCTGGGAGCTAATAATAACCTCATCTGCATGGGCAATGAAGACGCTTCCCGCTGGCAAACGGCTGCCATCGCTGCCGAAGCTGTGATCAAAGAAGCAGAAACCAATGGAGGTATTAAGATCATCAATACCGGCAATCCGCTGGATGATTATGGTACAGCGACCTCCACACCTGCCAACGCCGAGATCATACTGGCATTTAAATACGATGCCGGTGGTAGTGGCATGAACACGTTTTACAACATGCATAACTGGCAGGCATATGGAAATGGGCTCACTACCAGTTATCTCGAGAACTACTACAAAGCAGATGGCACCGACCAGGTATGGCCAACTGCCACCACAGCCTTTTCTGACTACACCACCCGTATACAGGCTATGGAACCCCGTTTCAAAGCGAGTTTCAAAGCATGGGAGATTGACACCTGGAACAACCCGAATGATAATAACTGGGCGAATTCCAACCTCTTTCAATGGGCGATGAACGTAGCCGCTGTACCTGTAAAGTTCTATTACAAAGCAGGCACCCGTAACTGGTTTGAGTTCCCCATCTTCCGTCTCGCGGCTTATTATTTATCTGCAGCAGAAGCGTACAACGAATTGGGACAATCTGCCAATGCACTGGCTAAACTCAACATCATTCATCAGCGTGCCGGCCTGCCAGCTATTACTGAAACCGATCAGGCAAAATTGAGAACGATTATCCAGAGAGAATGGGCAGCAGAGTTCTTCGATGAGAACTACTGGCTGCATGATATCAAACACTGGAAAAGAACAGATATCGGTGACGGCCTGATTGGCGGCGTGATTCGCACCCTGCATTTCAACAGTGATGTAGGATCAAAAATGACAGGTAATACGGACTATCATGATGGCAAGATGTACCTGGGCTTCTGGGCACCCCGTCAGTTCCTCAATCCTTTCCCGCAAACGGAAATCAACAAGGGTACCCTGATCCAGAATCCCGGCTACTAATCACGCTTTAAAAATTATTGAACATGCGCTACAGAACGCTACTATATATGCTGGCCTTTTCCGGTAAAGTGCTGGCGCAATCCGTTCCGGATTCGATACCTACGGCTTCCGTATCAAAAGTATCCGGAGAGGAATTATACAGGACACCGGCTGCAAATATCACCAATACCTTCTATGGCCGTCTGCCCGGTATCATCACCGAACAGGCCAGCGGCGAGCCGGGCTATGACAATGCCAGCTTTGTGATACGCGGCATGGGCACTTACGACAACAATGACATCGCCATATTTGTAGATGGATTTCAGGTGAACAATACCTACTTCCAGTATTTATCTGCCATAGAAATTGCGGAAGTTAAATTATATAAAGACGCCGCAGCACTCGCTGCCTTTGGGATGCGTGGCGCGAACGGCGTACTATGGATCACTACAAAAAGAGGCCATGCAGGCAAACCCACTGTACAGGTGCAGGTGAGAAATGGCGTACAACAGGCTGAGAATATCAATAAGCCATTGCGGTCTTATGACTATGCACGACTCTATAATCAGGCTGTCAGCAATGACCTGTATGCGGTAAACAATCATCAATATATTTACACGCCAAAGTATACCACCACACAACTGGAGGCGTATAAAAATGGTACGGGTACAGATATAGACTGGTTTGATGAAGTTCTGAAAAAGAACGCCGTATTCAGAGATGCGAATATTACTTTCAGTGGCGGTGATACAACTACCCGATATGCACTCATCGTAGATTACATGAAGAACCAGGGTTTGTATAATGTGGCGACAAATGCCACTACTTCAAATGCACAGATCCAGCGCTTTAACCTGCGGGCCAACCTGGATTTTAGCTTTTTCAAAATATTTGAAGCCAAAGTAGACCTGGGTGGCCGTATTGAAGACAGGCGATATCCGAACTTCAACGGCCCGAGCTTATGGAATAATATGGCGGTGTACCCTTCCAATGTGTACCCGGTGAAAGATGAAACGGGCAACTGGTCAGGCACGACCGTTTATTCAAATAACCCTGTAGCATCACTGAAAGCACTGGGTTGGACATCGACACATGACAGAACATTACAGGCGAATTTTAACCTGAAAGAAAAACTGGATTTCATTACTCCCGGGTTATACCTGAGTGAAGCAGTGAGTTTCAATACATGGACCAGAAGCGCTGCCAGCAAAACAGCTACCTATGCACGTTATTATAATGGCGTGCAAACAACAACTGATGTTACTTCAGATCTTGTAGCCAGTGCCAGTTCACCGACTAACCAGTACGACTGGAAACAGGCTAACCTGAGTGCCGGGTATGACCGTACTTTTGGTTCCCATGCGGTACATGCACTGGTGAATTATTTTGCCAGCAACTATATAGAAGACTGGAATGGTAATTTCAATGGTTCAGGGTATAATACAGGTAATAACATCTTCCATCACTATACGAACTTAGGTGGCACCATTGATTATACATACCGTAATAAGTATATGCTAGGATTTGGCTTTGGATATAGCGGTTCAGACAACTATGCTATAGGTCATAACCATGGTTTCTATCCGGCCATCTCTGCAGGATGGATTGCATTGACAGCGCCTTTGTACCTGAAAGTCAGGGCTTCTGCAGGCAAATCAGGAAATGAAAACTCTGCACAGGGCAGGTATCTTTACCAGCAGTATTATGGTACCTCTACCGCATTTTATACGGGGGTGACCAGTTTGAATTCCAACACAGCCATCGCACCTACTTATATAGCCAACCCCGACATCTTTGCAGAGCATAGCATGAAGTATAATGTCGGTTTTGATATGACCCTGTTTAAGAAACTGGATATTATAGCAGATGCATACATGGATAAACGTGGTGGTATTATCACCTACGATCAGGCCAGTTATGCCGCGACTATTGGTACGGCACTGATGTTTAAGAACATCGGGAAGATGACAAATAAAGGATTTGAACTCACCATGAACTACCACGATACATGGAAAGGATTGGGTTACCATGTAGGAGGCAGTATGCTGTATCATAAGAACACGGTAGACTATAAAGCTGAAATTACCCCTGTGAATAGTTTTAGTAAAACGACAGGATTATCTGTCAGTACGCCCACAGGCTTAATAGCAGAAGGGTTTTACCAGACAGACGATTTCAATGCAGATGGTACATTAAAGTCAGGACAACCAGTACCTGTTTTTGGTGCAGTACAACCTGGAGATCTGAAATACAAAGACCTTGACAATAGCGGATTCGTGGATCAGAATGACGTGACTAAGATCGGGCATCCGGCCTATCCATCCCTGTATTACTCTTTTAATGCATCACTGGATTACAAGGGTTTTGATGTGGCAATCCTATTCCAGGGAGGTGCTGGTGCTGATTTCAATCTGCTAAATGCAGCAACGCAGACCCTGGCATTCGTAAGTAATAACAATGCCTTCCCAATGGCCAAAGGCGCCTGGGCCTATTATCCGTCAGAAGGTATTGACACACGGAGCACAGCTACCTATCCACGGCTCACTACACAATCAAATACCAATAACTACCGGAATTCAACTTTCTGGATAAAGAAAAACAATTACCTGCGGATCAGGAATATAGAAGTAGGCTATTCTTTGCCTGAGGCATTCCTGAAAAGAGCACACCTGAGTCGTTTGCGCTTGTTCATGAGTGCGACGAATCCAGTCACCATCAGCAAGCTCTTAAGAGATTACAACTTTGATCCGGAGACCCCAACAGGATATCCGGGACTGAAATCGTACATCGGTGGACTCAGTGTTTCATTTAACTAATAAAATGACCCTCATGCAGAAACTAACAATCTATATAGTCATTTTGCTGGTGCTGAGTGCCTGTTCAAAAGACTTTCTAAATACAAAGATCGATTCATCTGAGACAGACAAGACGCTCAATTCGGATTACAGTACGCTGATCTCGCTGGGCAATGCGCCGTATGCATATATCAGGAATGGCTTTTTATCTGTGGATGGTAATCTCTTTGCAGCAGCCACGGACGAGGCAGAGCAGACTTCAGGCATTTCCGATGCACAGCTGTTTAACCAGGGGAGCTGGAATGCGACGACGAATCCGGATAACTATTACAGTAGCTATTATAGGGGGATCAGGGCGGCGAATTACTTCCTGGAACACTCCGTGAATTACAAAGATATCTTAGGCACTAACAGGGACACGATCTCTGCTGCCGGTGCTATCAGTTACAAAAATGATGTGATGAATGTGGCATGGTATAGAGCGGAAGCACACATTTTGAGAGCATACTTCTATTTTGAATTATCAAAAAGATATGGAGGTGTACCACTGCTGACAAGGGTGCTGAATGCGGATGAGAATACGATTATGCCGGCTACACCTTATGATAGTGTGATGAATTTTGTAGTTGACGAGGTAACATTATATCAGGACAGTTTGCAGGTGAACTGGAAAACCTCTTCTTTTTCCAATTATGATGGCCGGTTCACAAAGGGCGTGGCACTGGCATTAAAGGCAAGAGCATTACTATATTGGGCCAGTCCATTGCACAATACAAGCGGAGATGTATTGAGATGGCAGCAGGCAGCTGCTGCAGCCCATGATGTAATTGCGTTAGGGATATATAGTTTATCAAATGATTACAGGAATTACTTTTTGCAAAGTAATACGTTAAGCAGCGGCGAAACGATTTTGGCAGTCAGGCAGACAGCGAATCATTACATGGAAACCATGAACTATCCCATCAGTACTTCCGGTGGTCAGAGCGGAGTAACGCCTTCAGAAAATCTTGTATCAGATTATGAATATACTGGTACGCCGGATCCCGCGAATCCATATACCAACCGTGATCCAAGACTGGGGATGAGTGTCGTGACGAATGGAAGTACATGGAATAGCAGGGTGATCAACGAAGCTCCGGGGGGTACGGATGATATGGCAAATACGAATGCAAGTAAGACGGGGTATTATCTGAAAAAATTCCTGAATGATGGATTGAATCTTGTGCAGGGAGGTACTGCCACACACCATTGGGTGGTAATGCGATATGGAGAAGTATTGCTGGAATATGCAGAGGCAATGAATGAAGCCTATGGCCCGGATAATGATAATGGATATGGATTAACAGCCAGAGCCGCGATCAATATGGTGCGTGCACGTACGGGGGTAAATATGCCGGCGGTAACAGCCACCAATCAGGACGAATTCAGAACTGCTGTAAAGCATGAAAGAAGAATTGAATTAGCATTTGAGGATTACAGATACTGGGACCTGCTTAGATGGAAGGATGCAGAAACGGCCTTAAATAAGCCTCTGTTAGGCGTAAAAGTGAATAATGGTGTATACACCACATTCAGCGTAGAAGAGCGCGTTTTTAACGCCAGTAAGATGTATTATTATCCATTTCCGCAGACGGAAATCAGTATTTCCAAAGGAGTGCTGGTGCAAAACCCGGGTTGGTAATTCATTTAAAAAATCAATCTATGAAACAATCAATCATCATCATATTTCTTTTATCGCTCTGGGCTTGTAAAAAGGATGCCGACAGTTATGGCATTCCTAATATTTACATGCCACAGGCGCTCAATATCTCTGGTGGTATCAGTGCGAACTATCCTGTGCCAACTGGTACGGATTCTTCCACCTATAATTACACCATTGATGCGACTACCAATAAACTCAATATCATCCTGGGTGTTGCGCAGGCAAGTACGCTCAAACCAGCAGGTTTTACTGTCAATGTTATAACCGATGCTGATACTATTGATCTCTTAAAGTTCAACAATATCCTGGATGCGAATACCCTACTAATGCCTGATTTACTCTATACCCTTCCATCTTCTGTCAGTGTTCCTGCCGGAAAAAGTGAGGGAACCTTTTTTCTATCACTCGATATCAATCAGTTAAAATCATCTGATTACGAGGGTAAGAAGCTCGCACTGGCAGTAAGACTGAAAAGTACGGGACAGTATGAAGTTGCTTCCAATGCCGCGGTAACAATTGTAATTGTAGATGTAGATGCGCTGGTCATTGGCCCATCCAAAGATATCTCTTCCCAATATCTGAAGAATACCTCTACCCCATTCACAATAGCCGGTCTTCATTCCGGTGGCCGCTGGGGTACGCTGACGGACTGGATTGCCAATACGGCGGCAAAAAGCCATGACGGGTATGGTGGGTATGCAACAGATGAAGGAGGCACCATAGATATGGAAAGTGGCTGGGGATCTCCGGCTATTCATAATGGCAAGATCTGGCAGACTACGGGTAGTGCGCTGCCAGCGGGTACGTATACTTTAGATGTATCTGATCTGGATTGGCAGGGAACAAAGGATCCGACTTATATTGTAGTAGCGCCGGGGTTGGATACGATTCCGGATTATGGGGATATAAGCGGGAATACAACGATTCAGTATACGCTGTTCAGTGATCCCAAGATTACGTTTACGCTGACTGAAGAAACTAAAGTTACAGTTGGTTTTGCGGCGAATTATATTCAGGATCAACAAGGGTTTAAGATATATAGTGTAAAATTATTAAACTATCCCAAGCATCTATAATTTCTATACCGCCCCCTACAAAAGGGGGCGGTATAATATATCAAATGTCTCTGATTGCTTTTAATATCTCTTTGATATCCTCAATCGTAGTCAAAGGATTCAAAATAGTAAACTTCAGATAAAACCGTCCATCAACTTTCGTACTCGCTATCAATACTTCCCCGCTAAAAAACAACCGCTCTTTTATCTTTTTATTCAATTCACAGGGCGATACATTTAAGCCAGCCGGATAATACCTAAATACCAACACCCCCAAATCACTATGACTCAACAACTGAAAATCCTCCTGCTCCTCTATCAAACAAGCCGCCTCTTCTGCCGTTTCTATAATCGTATCCGTATACGCACCCAACTGCTGCCTACCCATAAGCCTCAAAGTAAACCATAACTTCAATGCATCAAACCGCCTGGTACTCTGCGTCACCGATTTATTGATCTGTGCAGGCAGTGCATCATAATCCTGCTCCTTCGGATTCAGATAATCTGCATGATGCCTGATAATATTCAGGTGTACCCTGTTTTTCACTATAAATGCGCTCGAACTGATCGGCTGAAAAAACGACTTATGATAATCAATCGTCACCGAATCCGCCAACTCAATCCCATCCAACAAATAACGATACTTATCCGTCAATAACAATCCACAACCATAAGCCGCATCCACATGATACCACAACTGATTCCGCTTTGCCACTCCCGCTATACCCGATAACGGATCTACATTTCCGAAATCCGTGGTACCTGCCGTCGCTATCACTGCTATTGGAATATTCCCCAATTCTTTTTCTTTTTGAATCGCTGCTTCCAGCGCACCCATATCCATCCTGAATCGTTCATCAGTCGCCACTTTTATCACCGCCTGCTCTCCCAACCCCATCAGCGAAGCATTCTTCTGATTACTAAAATGTGCCTTCTCCGACACAAATATCCTGAACCGGTTGGCTTCTACCGGATGCCCATCCAGCTTAATATTATGATGCAGGAAGTTCAGCGCATAATAATCCCTCGCCAGCAACAACCCCATCATATTACTCTGGGACCCACCAGCTGTAAACACGCCATCACACTGTTCATCATACCCGATCTGCGCACCCGTCCAATCAATCAGTTTCCTCTCCATAAATGTTCCACCCGCACTCTGATCGTAGGTATCCTGGCTACTATTGATCGCACTGATAATCACCTCTGCCGCCAGGGCCGGTATTACTACCGGACAATTCAGGTGTGCAATATACTTAGGCAAATGAAAGGCCGTGGCATGCTGTATATACAACCGATCCACCTCTTCAAACAAACGCTCATAATCAGGAAGCGGGGTATCAAAATCCACTTCCCTGAACTGCGCCAGCAAAGCCGCGGGCTTTATCCCGCTAAATGGTCGCTTATTGTTTTCCAGAAAAGCCGTCACCCGCTCTGCAGCAGCCGTGATAGCAGCATTGTATTCCGCCGCTGCCCCCTCATAAAAGAGATCCTTTACAGGTGCAGCAACCAGGGTTGGTTGATTCATGTTTGATTTATTTAAATAGACTGCCATAATGTTCTTCCATTATTAAATAAGGATCGTCCGCATGTGTTACTCCCCTGATGCCAATGAGACTGGTCTTACTCATCATTCTCAACATCATTCGCCGCTCACACTTTACCATCATATCATTCTCTTTCCGATATCCCGCCACAAATGCATTTCTGCCATGGGCACACAAATGATTGTTCACAAAAATGAGATCACCTGACTCTGGTATATAATCATTGTATATCAGCTTCCGCGCTTCCTCCCAGAAATGCTTCAGGTAAGCCATTGCCTCCGGGGTCTGCCCAGCCGATTCATTATAAATTTGTTCTGCCGCATCAAAGCGAATGAAAGGAT is a genomic window of Chitinophaga sp. LS1 containing:
- a CDS encoding aspartate aminotransferase family protein; translation: MNQPTLVAAPVKDLFYEGAAAEYNAAITAAAERVTAFLENNKRPFSGIKPAALLAQFREVDFDTPLPDYERLFEEVDRLYIQHATAFHLPKYIAHLNCPVVIPALAAEVIISAINSSQDTYDQSAGGTFMERKLIDWTGAQIGYDEQCDGVFTAGGSQSNMMGLLLARDYYALNFLHHNIKLDGHPVEANRFRIFVSEKAHFSNQKNASLMGLGEQAVIKVATDERFRMDMGALEAAIQKEKELGNIPIAVIATAGTTDFGNVDPLSGIAGVAKRNQLWYHVDAAYGCGLLLTDKYRYLLDGIELADSVTIDYHKSFFQPISSSAFIVKNRVHLNIIRHHADYLNPKEQDYDALPAQINKSVTQSTRRFDALKLWFTLRLMGRQQLGAYTDTIIETAEEAACLIEEQEDFQLLSHSDLGVLVFRYYPAGLNVSPCELNKKIKERLFFSGEVLIASTKVDGRFYLKFTILNPLTTIEDIKEILKAIRDI